From Rutidosis leptorrhynchoides isolate AG116_Rl617_1_P2 chromosome 3, CSIRO_AGI_Rlap_v1, whole genome shotgun sequence, a single genomic window includes:
- the LOC139896900 gene encoding 3-ketoacyl-CoA synthase 5-like, with translation MLFSKESYDIFKNHAHKLVLLTIIFAAIIQTLFKQHLCFIHSLTFAIVTISSFTFYLTNKPRTIYLVDFACFKPSFNYRVPFATAYEHAKIILSSDPKSVNFGLKILERSGLGEETCVPPKLHYLPQEPNMMDAIEECHLVIFSAMDSLLQQTGINPKNIDILIVNCSLFAPTPSISSIVVNKYKMRDDVKSFHLSGMGCSATLISIDFAKNLLQVHPESYAVVISTEILTPNTYRGKERSKILPMVLFRMGGAAILLTNKTSARTQAKYRLLHAVRTHIGGDEMAYRCIQQEEDKEGQVGIELNLDLIAVADKALTLNIMTIGPLVLPLSEKVLFVVNFLKRKLLKQDVKPYIPNFKLAFEHFCIHAGGRLIIDELQKNMKLTEVDVEASRMTLHRFGNTSSSSLWYELGYIEAKGRMKKGDRVWQIGLGSGFKCNSGVWECNRDIEFSKHSAWADCIHRYPVFQPKVMKI, from the exons ATGTTGTTCTCAAAAGAATCATATGACATTTTTAAGAACCATGCCCATAAACTTGTTCTTTTAACAATAATCTTTGCAGCTATTATTCAAACATTATTCAAACAGCATCTTTGTTTCATACACTCACTCACTTTCGCTATTGTAACCATCTCAAGTTTCACATTCTACCTTACGAACAAGCCTCGAACCATCTACCTCGTCGACTTCGCTTGTTTCAAACCGTCTTTCAATTATCGCGTGCCTTTTGCCACTGCATATGAACACGCCAAAATCATCTTATCCTCAGATCCTAAAAGTGTTAATTTCGGGCTCAAGATCTTAGAACGGTCCGGTTTAGGTGAGGAAACATGTGTACCACCTAAATTACATTATCTACCACAAGAGCCTAATATGATGGATGCTATAGAAGAGTGTCATTTAGTCATTTTCTCAGCCATGGACTCTTTGTTGCAACAAACCGGAATTAACCCAAAAAACATTGACATTTTGATTGTGAATTGTAGTCTTTTTGCACCAACTCCTTCTATTTCATCAATTGTGGTTAATAAATATAAAATGAGAGATGATGTTAAGAGTTTTCATTTGTCCGGAATGGGGTGTAGCGCCACATTAATATCTATCGATTTCGCTAAAAATCTACTTCAAGTTCACCCTGAATCATATGCCGTTGTGATAAGTACTGAAATACTTACTCCAAACACATACAGAGGTAAAGAAAGATCGAAGATCCTCCCGATGGTTCTATTCAGAATGGGAGGAGCAGCGATCCTTCTGACAAATAAAACGTCTGCCCGCACGCAGGCAAAGTACCGTCTTCTGCATGCTGTCCGGACCCACATAGGGGGCGATGAGATGGCGTATCGGTGTATCCAACAGGAAGAAGACAAAGAAGGTCAAGTTGGGATTGAGCTGAACCTGGATCTTATAGCTGTTGCCGACAAGGCTTTAACGTTGAACATCATGACTATCGGCCCGTTGGTTCTTCCATTATCCGAGAAAGTCCTGTTTGTTGTTAATTTCTTGAAGAGAAAGTTACTTAAACAAGATGTGAAACCCTACATTCCTAACTTCAAATTGGCTTTCGAGCACTTTTGTATTCATGCAG GTGGACGATTAATTATCGATGAGCTTCAGAAAAATATGAAGTTAACAGAGGTAGACGTGGAGGCGTCGAGGATGACGTTGCATCGGTTTGGGAACACGTCATCATCTTCATTATGGTATGAATTAGGTTATATTGAAGCAAAAGGGAGAATGAAGAAAGGAGATAGGGTTTGGCAAATAGGGCTTGGAAGTGGGTTCAAATGCAATAGTGGAGTTTGGGAATGTAATAGAGATATTGAATTTTCAAAACATAGTGCATGGGCTGATTGCATCCATAGGTACCCAGTGTTCCAACCTAAAGTTATGAAGATCTAA